Genomic window (Zymoseptoria tritici IPO323 chromosome 1, whole genome shotgun sequence):
TCCATGGAAAGCACGCTGTGCAAACTGCCTTTCAACTTCAGCCCGCAGACTCTCCATGTTCGGCCATTGGATACTGGTCTTCACTTTTGCATTTTGTTTCCCTTCTGTTCATGCATCGCGTTGTCTATTGCATCACACGTTCGAAGTTTGTGAACTGACGTATAATCGTGTCCAGCGAGGAGTTCTCTCCTTACAACCAGCCCGGCTCATTTCTTTTCTCCCACCCTTCGGAAGTAAAGTATTGGTGCCAATCGATACCGTCCCAGGACGGACTACCATTGACCCCGCCGGACACTGCCTCGGATTGTGCCAATTCGGAGTACGCAGAGATGAACCCATCATGGAGTCAGACGACTATGCCAGATGAAAAATGGTCCACAGAAACCGCACAGGACAACAGCATCATGACACAGGGCCCTGCCAATGAATGGAGCCACCGTGGTACTACCGTCACCTCTCAAGATTTGCAAGCCTTGAACGCCTCCGCCTGGTTGCAAGCCTCCCAGGGCCCTGTAGATTTGGGCTTGTCGCCTGTCCTGAGCCATGAGAGCCAGAGCACGCACACCCTAAATTCTTTTTCGGAACCAGATACACCGTTGCTGCCGCCTGGCTTGGATTTGTCCTTCATCAGCGATGCCGCTTGGAACCCATCCGGTCCAGTGACATACTCTTCCACCCATAAAGGACCCCGGGACTTTTCCACCGGCTTGGTGTCTCCTCCACAGACTGTGCTTGACGGATTGCCAGCGGAACATGTTCATCAGAGTTACCATTCTGCCTCGTCTGTCGTGTGCGGCCCGCCACAACAGATGTATTTTTACCCGAGTGCCGACGTCCACAGACCAGGGAGTGTTGCTTCGGACCAAACCCCAAACCAAGGAAGGACAATGCTTCCACGCACGGATGTCCAATTCGGACCAGCTCCACAGTTCCACGGACAGTACCGCGCTCTTCAGCCTCATCTGACAGGCCCTGAAGTCACGCGCCCTACAGCCAGTGTAAGTAGTGCCTCGGGACGCCCAAAGGAAGCCGTAGTATCCAGACCAGCCTCCATCCACTCCGCAGGATATGCGGATCCACCCAGAGGTTCCCCCAATGGACAGGTCCGCGCACCCTATCCGGACGTTGCTTCTGTGCCCTACTTTGTGGACTCCACCAGCCAGGACTTCAGCAACTTTATCCGGTATGACCAGGAAGATCCTGTGTCTGCTGAGAGCATGAGGTCAGATAGCCGTACCGAAGTCGCCAAACGGAAATCTAACGTGGCCTCTAGACTGCCCAGCAGCTGTGGCTCCGTGGCGGCGCCATCGCCTGCGACAGCAATGGCTCCCTCGATTCCCGCTGATGGTCCCATGCCATTTCCTGCCATGTCCTCTGGAGTACCCAGTGTTTCCAATGAGACCGACGAGGGTCGTCACAGGAACCATCCACTTTACAGCGAAGGACCTTGCGCTGATGGACTCTACCACTGCCCGTTCGCCAGCGATCCAAGCTGCCAGCACAAGCCCACCAAGCTGAAGTGCAACTATGAGTATGACCACATGAATCGAAAGCGCCATTTGACGGGTTTGACTAACATTCACTTCCGCAGCAAATTCGTCGACTCCCACCTCAAGCCCTTCCGCTGCAAGCACGAGTCCTGCTCCAAGCAAGAGTTCTCATCGACCGcctgccttcttcgccacgaAAGAGAAGCTCACGGAATGCACGGCCACGGCGATCGTCCACACCTTTGCTTCTACGCCGGCTGCGAGCGCGGCATTCCCGGTAATGGGTTCCCAAGGCGCTACAACCTGTTCGACCACATGAAGCGCGTGCACGACCACAAAGAGGAGTTGTCAGCACAGGATAAAGGTACACCCGACTCTCAACGTTCGCGGAAGCCAGCCAGCCGGAAGCGCAAGTCGAGCAGCCCAGCCGACGAGGCGCCCGCGGCTCAGCGCGTGAAGACGCAGGTCATGCAGGAACGCGCACCGATGATGGCAATTCCGCCCGCTGCCTTTTCCCACCAGCCCATGTCTGCCAGTCCGGAACGGGTCTCTTCCGCCCCCTACCACCAGCGGATGCCATCCGACCCTCACCACACCCGCCAGCGGATTTTGTACTCTCAGTGGGCGAACCAGAGAGAATTGCTGGAGTTCCAGATGTCTGCCGTCCGCAGCCCAGATGACGAGGCTAATCTCCAACGCTTGTCGCAAAACATTGAGGAGTTGAGGCGATTGTCTCAGCAGGCTCGATTGGGCTGAATGAGTGATGAAAGAGATGGGATGCGTCGATGGTGAGTTCTGACTGACGCGTGAATGGTGGTTGGATCTTTGCTGATTGTTTCAGACACTTCCCTTCAGGAAATTGCATTTCAACTCGCCAGAGGATACTCATGTTCCCATGAGACAATTCGGACCTTCCATTGGACCATCAGCTCCATGGACAGAGATATCCGTTTACCTGGCCTCCACACCATCCATCGGACTACCATGCCATGGCATCGAGGACAGATATTGGAAAGCCAGCCTCATCATCCATGCCACTGAACAGTGAAGCCAAAGGTCCTTGCCATCCGCGGAAAGGAAACACCTCTGGGAGTTCCGCACGGAATGGAAGGCGCCGTGCGCCTGCGCACTCTAGTCAGAGAGCTATTGGATATCTGCCGGATGCTGATTGCTCTTGTAAAGTCCGTTAGAGGCCGTCATGTCTGGCGGCTGTAGATTGAGATGTGTGAGAGAGATTGCGAGTTGAGTTGGGGAGACTGAGTTCGAGAATGAATTGAGCAGAGGAATTGGATCTATGGAATATATAGAATGATTAGGACTGGGTGGATTCAAATGGAAGGATGTTTGATTTGCTTTGAGTACCTCCACTCGCCTTATGACAAGACGCGAGACGCGAGACGTTGTCACTTTCGTAGAGTGGACTCTGAAGCCGCGCGTGCGCCAATCTAGAGGATTGCGAGCACTCTGTCTTCGAGTTGAGAGCCACGCAGCATGATCCGATCACATCCTCGGCATCAAGGGCCGCGCAGCCTCATGACAACCGGGTATAGATGTGGCATGCACCCCGAGCAACGGCAAGGTTCAACAAAGACGGTCTCGCTCTCGCCCAGCCACTCGCGGTAGAAGCCATGCCATTCCCGTTTCATGGTACGTCGCTCGGGATCAGTGAAGACCACAATCCTCATCGCTTCGTCCAGCGAACATCGGAATGCGGCCTGTGTAGATCCAAGTCCATCGACTTCTTCCCTGGAGATACCTCTCTCCATGTCTGGGACACATTCGTGCCGTACCGCATCGTCTTCTTGACGCCACGCAATGACGACGCCACGATCGCTCAAAGGAGAGCCATCGATGCTGTGCTCCTCATACTCCATGCGTACAATGATCACACACTGGCGAAAGGTAGGTCTCAACTTGTACTGCGCAGGTGGCAGATGCAGCTGGCTCTCCGCGGTGCAAAATTGATTTCGACGGGGCACTTCGTCAGGTAGCTTGGGGATCTCCTCGTCCAGTGTTGAGCACAATGCCTCATGGAAGTCTAGAATCTCCTTGACTGATGCAGGACCTGAGTCCGTTCTGGCTTGAAACTTCATGAGGAAGCAAAAGAAGCTTTCTGTGCGGATGATGTTAGCTCAGCCGTGACACACCCGTTGCATTTGTGCTACACAACGACAGATTTTCGAGTACTCACCGTGGCTAATGTCAGTATCTTCGGCTCTGGTGGGGTACCAGCGACGGTACAGCTTGTCATAAAGCTGTTCTATCCCATATCCGCAGCGGCCAACCTTGGCGACGAGGTAGACGGCACAATCTTTGAAGCAGAAATGGCGACAGTCTTCGGGTGTCAACTCTCCAAGGCGCTTCGCCGGGAGGCATCGGTAATTGTCCCGTGGCGCCCAGCTGAGCGAGCGCCCAGAGGTATACTCGGGACTGTCATCTGCGCTGTCTGCTGGAAAGAGGACTTTGCATGGAAGCTTGAATCTGACCAGTTCTTTGTCCCGGTGTGTTTCTTGATCTGCTCGGAGGATATCTACATGTAGGTCTTGGTCTTGCCCCTAGCACCGGCTGTTTCTCACCTTAGCAAAAGCAAGCCCCTCCTGACTTCTGGCCCGCCACCAGCTGCACGGTGTTGTTGCCCCACCTCAACCAGCCAGGGAATTCATCATCGCCTCTGCCATCGTAATCGACTCGCTGATGAACGGCGTCGGGTCTTTTCTGAGCTGCGAATCGTACCGTCTAGAAGACATACCTGGTAGTCCTAATCCCTCCGAATGCAGGCACTACTTCCTCCGCGCCTTCCCATCTGCCTCCGAGCTTCCCAAAGCTTATCGTCCTCGACTTTTCGCCCTCTCACATCATCCTCTCTATTGCTCCGCGTCAGACCAACACCGCAACCACTTTACAACCAAACACGAATCGCCGCCATGTCTTCCGCCACCACATTCTACGACTTCAAGCCCGTCGACAAGAAGGGTGAGGCTGTTCCGCTCGCCGACTACAAGGGCAAGGTCGTGCTCGTCGTCAACACCGCTTCCAAGTGCGGCTTCACACCTCAATTCGAGGGTCTTGAGAAGTTGTACAAAGGTATGTCATGCCTTCCGCGTACTTCGCGCAGCCTCACAACCTCCATCCTCTGACGCATCTCCCTCACAGACCTCAAGCCCTCCCACCCCGACTTTGAGATCATCGGCTTCCCATGCAACCAATTCGGTGGCCAAGACCCAGGCAGCAACGACGACATCCAGAGCTTCTGCCAGCTCAACTACGGCGTGTCATTCCCCATTCTGGGAAAGACTGAAGTCAACGGCGACAAGGCCGAGCCCGTGTGGGAGtggatgaagaagagcaagccGGGTCTCATGGGTCTGCAGCGCGTCAAGTGGAACTTTGAGAAGTTCTTGATCGGAAGAGATGGACTGGTCAAGGGACGCTGGGCCAGCACCACGTCGCCGGACAAGTTGAGGAGCGCagttgaggaggagttgaagaagcCTGCTGCCTGACTCGGCAAGCTTTGAAGACTGTCTGTGTGTCTATGGGGATAAGATAATGCCGTTAGTCTGGTGATGGAAGGACCGCAATGATACCCTCTTTTCAGCTCATGTCCACGCCATACTTCTCCCTCATCTGCGAGCATGTCAGTCGTCGGTTGACGAAGCTCACGTCCTTCATCATGCAAGCTTACCTCACCAACATCCAACGCTACCAGAAACCTCGACACGGTATTATACGCACACACAGTCGTCGTcaactccaccacctcccgaTCACTGAACAACCCTTTGACCGTCTCAAACAGTCCATCCCTCACTATAATTCCCCTAGTCATCGCTTCCGTATATCTAAACACAGCCAAATGCTTTTCATCCAAGCCCTCTCCATCCCACTTCTCATCCTTGATCTTCTCAATCACATCCTTACTCAACACTCCACTCCGCTCCAAAATCGGCGCATGCTGCTCAAACTCGTAGTGCGCATAGTTGAGCGTTGCAACGCGGCAGATGGCCAATTCCCGTATGGAGTCGGGGAGCGTGGTTTGTGTGCGGATGGCTCTGAGGAAGGAATTCCAGCCGTCGGCGACTGGAGGGGCGTGAAGCAGGGCTTTATCGAGGGCGATGAGTTTTCCTCCGCGGCGTTCTTTGACGCGTTCGACGATGGCTTGGTCTTCGGGTGAGGACATTTGAGGGTCGTCTGGGATGTATGGGAGACGCATGTTGGCGGTATTGTGTCTGGAGATCCGGTTTCTGTTTGGGACGGTTCGGTGTTCAGATTGATTTTGACGATGTTTCCAAGTGTATCATTCGAAATTGTCGGAGAGTGTTGGACTCTCTGTTAAATGTATATCCCATATCTGAGAGCGAACAGAGCACCCCGCCGGCCCCTCAGCGACTTCGGCCAATGCAAGAGAGCCTCGAGACGAGGCTACCAGGCGTATCAGATATTCTCTGCAACAGATACCTCTGACATCTGTGGTTGTCCTTGCCATGCGACCTCTGAAATCTACGTTCACATCCATCTCGATGTGTTGGCCTTCTCAGTGTCTGCAACACAACTCCTCAGGTGCACCAAAAATCAGCCCGAATGCTGAGTACAGAGACAAACTTCCAATTGCCAGTCCAATGCCATGAGGACATCTCCCAAACATGGTCCGTAAAAGCAAGCTTCCCTCAGGACCAAAGACCAAACCGGTCAAACCATCCAAACCATCCAAAGGCGCTGTGGTGAAGGAGACGCCAGTTAcgcctccagctcctcccACGGTTTCGACAGAACTTCAGCAAAAGTCATTAAACATCTTCCGCGACGCTCTTGATCCATCAAGTGAAGACTCCAACACCACCCTTCAAGAAGTCAAAGGCCACCTCTTCAACCGAGACTTTGCTGCCGCGTTCGGCAAGGAGGAGTACTTGCGCGTGTATGCTGGACGATGGAGTCCGAGTAGAGCACTCGGCTACACGCAAATTCTTCTCGATGTGCAAGATCTCATCGCCAGCGGAAAGAGTGatgtcgacgacgatgaagagccTCCTTTCAGAGTCCTCTGCATTGGCGGTGGAGCTGGTGCAGAGCTCGTAGCCCTGGCTACGTGGGCGAGTCTGGAGGACACTCCTTTCCCAAGACTACAGGCGAAATTTCTCGACATTGCAGCTTGGGGTCCAGTCGTCACCGCGCTCCATGATGCTGTCACAAACGCTCCTCCGCTGTCACAGTATGCTTCCGCCGCAGCCAAGGAAGCTAATGAGCCACTCCTCCTTCCAGACGCTTTCAAGGTCACCTTCCAACAGCAGGACGCTCTCGAAATCACCGACAACAAACACTGTCAGCAATTCTTTGGTTCGAACGATCTGATCACGATGATGTTCACACTCAACGAGCTCTACTCGACTTCCCTGGCGAAGACGCAGCAGATGCTGGCACGCGTCACCGCTAGTTGCAGACCTggcaccatcctcctcgtggTCGACAGCCCTGGAAGCTACTCCACCGTCTCGATGAATGGCGCCGAAAAGAAGTATCCCATGCAGTGGCTGTTGGACTTCACACTCATTGGACCACCTAAGAAGGACCTGGGCGGTGCTGAAGGCTCGGTGAAGTGGGAGAAGCTGCTCGAGGACGAATCGAGATGGTACAGACTTCCGCCTGGATTGAAGTATCCGATTGAGCTCGAGAACATGAGGTATCAGATTCATATTTACAGACGCCTAGGAGCAAGCGCAGTGGTAGAGACATGAGGGAAAGACTGGAACTTTGGAAAACATCATCGAGGCACATCCGATTATCAATTGGACGTCTCGTCTACGGACGAACTTTCACACTGGGACGGTGGTCAAAAGGCCGGTATCTTGCCGCCGCATGGAGACACTCAGACGGATCATAGCCCAGTCATGATCGCATTCAAGAAAGATCACGACCTCTGGAGACAACGAAATGAAGAGGAACTTACTGTCGTTTCGGAAGCATTGCATTCGAGCAGGCGTAGTACCGCGGACTTACCTGTCTGCCACGTACGCCTGCCGTTGCGAGTCCTCAAATCAGATCCATGGTACTCGAGAAGACATCTGCCGCAATGCGACTTCACTCATCCGCCATCTTCACTCACCGTTGTCCAGCTTCGAGCTCGTTTCCGACCATCGATGCCATGAGAGCAGCACTCTCTAGTTCAAGTGCCACTGGATGTTGAACTTGCCTGTGATGCAACGGGTCAGCGGAATGTCCGGTACATCGAACACCGCTCTGTGTTCAACGTACCTGGGGGATCGAGAGCGCCGCCCGTGAGTCCCTTGAAAGCGCCGACCGACAAGTCGAGGTGGTCCGCGTCGCAGCCGGGACAGGTATCGACGACCTtggcggtgatggtggtgcCCACGCCGTTGTTAccttcgcctccgccgctGTTGGTGATGGTGACGGTCTGACCGCAGAGAGCTGTTGAGAAGCTGTCAGTACAGGTTTGGGAGGGTGAGGAAGAATGCAGGCGGACTCACCGTTGCCCGACTGGGCGATGGCGACGATCAAGTCATTGTCTCCGTGGTACTCGCCGCAAGACCCAGCGACGCCGCCTTGGAGGTAGTAGGTGGCCACGCCGTTGTGGGTTGGACCGCGCTtctcgaaggcgacggcgagagCGGTGCTGGCGAGGCTTGCGATGGTGAAGAACTGCATCTTGGTGTGTGGTTCTTGTTGGAAGATGTTGTGGTGTGAGTGTgtgttggagttggaggttGGTGTCAAGAAGAGGGGGCTGGGGGGTGGTGAGAGCAGATACTTAAAGGGCGGAGTTGTCTGTGTCGAGTCTGGCACATGAAGTGAATGAGGACGATGGAGTGAATGGAGATGACGAAGTAAATGAGGACGATGGATTGAATGGGATGATGAAGTGAGTGAAATGAAGTGAGGTTTCTCTGCCTCCCTTGTCCCATTTCCTACTTCATTCACTCTAGAATCTGATGTTGTGAACGGTGCGTCCACATGCTGCTGCGTTTGTCAGTAATGCCCTTTGAAGCTCAATCCTTCTCCGACGTCCAACGCCAGCATATCACTTCACTCGAGTTGCCACATGAAGGCTTGGTCGAGACGTGAACGCCGTCCTCAACTGACGAGATCGTTCTACGTGTGGTCAGCACGCTCTAGTCGCACTGTTCACTATGCGACTTCTTGAAATACGCCAAGGCTTTCACGTGCAAGCGGCTCTCGCAAGCTACACCAGTGGGAATGCACGGACGAGTGCGACTCGATTAATGTTGAAGAAGGAATGAGCATGCTCGTCATAAGTATAGCATTGATCGAACACGGCACCGGCGCGCATTGACAAGAAGTAAGAAGAGGTCCATTCCATCCACCCGAACAGACCAAATAACGCAAAACGCCGAGCTTTCCCATCCCATTTCTCATGCCGTTCCGAAACCGTAAAACATCAACACTCCCATCATAGCGCCGTGCGGAAAGACCAGCCGTGACATGAATACGAAATCTGATGACCCCTTCGTCCTGCAAACATCAACTGCCGCACTAAGAGCTCTTCTGCGCGCGAAGGGCTTGCGGGCCTCCGACACTGCCGACTCTGCCGCTGGTCTTGCGAACACTGGTCTTGCCCTCGGTGCTACGACGGATCGGCGAAGAGCGCTTGCCGACGCTCAAGCTTCCTACTCCACTACCACTGCGAACGCCTGGAGTTCTGGCACGGGAAGGTGTCGCGGCGACCGGTGCCGTCTCCATCTCGTCGACCGTTTCTGGTCGATTCTCGGAGTCGCTCGTGTCGGTTGGGACATCCCACTTTGTCGTGGTGGTCGTTGTGGTCGTGCAGGAGACAGCTCTTCGCTTTCCACTGCGGCTGACGGGCGACTGGCTAGCCTTGCGAGCGAGCATACGAAGAGCGTATTCGTCTTCACTTTCGTTGGGACGAGCAACTCGGGTTCGTTGTACGCTCACGCTTCCACTGTCTGGCTTGACGTCAAATGGCTGATTCTCGGTCATCACTCGTCGCCCACCATAGATCTTGTTTGTCTTGCGAGGCTGTCCCGGAGTTGGCGCTGGAAGGTTCTCGTCCGCAACCCCCAAGCTGTTCTTCAGATCCTCTGTAGAGCTGTATGCCGTAGCGGAAGCCTCGTTGTTGGTAATTTCTCCCAACGCCCGTCGTGGGCTTGCAACATGGCGCTCAGCATTCGGAGGGGTGAACGTCTGGCCGTTGCTCGCCACTCGTCGGCTTGCAGACCGCTGAATTCTGGTCGGTGTTGCTGGAGGCATAGACGCGAAAATCTTCTGCTTGAGAGTGTCCTCAAACCACCATTCTCGGAAAGTTCCTTGGTTCAGGTGCAGCCAGTGCTGCTGCGGTCCGACCACCATACCTGGACGCATGAATCGCATGAATGCAATGACTTCGTTCGCCGTGAAACCATGGCGGTAGATCAGATAAGCGCCGATCAGACACCCCGTTCGGCCAAGGCCAGCCTTGCAGTGAACAGCAATACCCTTGTGATCTTTGTTGATCGTGTTGTGAGCCAGGTCGACAAACTTCCGCACAATGCTCAATGCTGGGCATGTGCCGTCATCGAAGATCATGTCCATGTGTCTGATACCCAGTGCGGTGAAGTAGCTCGGAGAGTAGAGCTCAGAGTTCAATCGAACGACCAAGCCGATACCGCGTTCGGCGAAGTGTCCGAGCACATTCTTGAAAGGTTGAGGAATTGTCTTGTCGCGGGATAGTGCCGAGACTGATCTCGGCAGCTGTGCATATAGCGGATCGGTCGGCGGGATCACTGTTGTTGGCTGATGTTGTGGTGATGCAAATGCCAGAAAGTCGGGTGATATCCAGTTGAAGTCTCCCATATCCACGCGCTCGTACTTTTCATACTCCTCCAGGCTGAACTCTTTTAGACCGACCAGCCCTTCTTCCTTGGCCTTCCAAACACCGTATACCACATCTTGAATTGTGAGAGAGTAGTCGGCCTGACTGTAGCCAGCGTCGCGGAACGGCATACATGGCGGGTCCATTTGGGCGATGGGTGCGAGAGCGAGATGTGGTGGCCAGTTCTGGATTAGAACCATGTATGTTGCAAGAATGCATGCTGCATTTGCCCGACCTGAAACTCTGGTTAGTCCGCGCTCGATCAATTGTAGGCTTTCCACATACTGCGCGAGTCCGCATGACTCCAGAATACTACTGGCTTGTTCTCATTGTCTGGGTGTCCAAGAACCTCGTGTAATTGTACGGCAAAGCGGTAAAGATGTCCGATGTGCAGTGGACCAAAGTCGGCATGGAAGGCATTGTAGAGCAGGGTTCGGTCGATCGAGAAATAGTGCGGAGGTTGAGAAGGGATCAATCCGGAGGCGCTCTGCGGGCCAGCGTGTGCTCGAGAAGACCGCTTGTTCGGTGATCGAGACTGCTTGGGCGCTGGGTAAGGGAAGGGAGTCTTTTCGTCGGGGGTGTGGGTGTAAGATGCGAGGTAGAGTCGATCTGTAAAGATTAAAATGGCCATGTTAGTAATGCGGTCCCGGCGGGATGTATTTGAACACTCGTGCGATTGATTAAACTCACTCTCGATGTACTCGATCACCTGGCCATAGCTGGTCACGGAAGGCACTTCCCCTCTGCTGCTTGAGGAGCGGGGAGAGTGCGGCATGTCTTCGTTGAGCGCCTTCCTTGGTGATGTGAAGTTGTTCAGTCTGTAAAGAGGAGGAGTGTCCCGATGTTGTGTCTGCTTTGTGAAACGGCAAGAACGATGCAGTGTCGGTGAATGCAATGGCTCAATGCGATCGAGTGCTCTGTGACATGTGATGACAACGGGAtcgagaggaagatgaagtATCAATGTCGACGGTCCGGTGGTTGAGGAGAAGGAATGAACAAGCACACGCTCGAGCGGAGAGGATGTATCGTGGTTAGAAATGCAGAGAGACCTGACGTTGCTGTTATGGGAATGTCGAGCTTCTTGTTGTGTAAACTCAAACCTTAAATCCGGGACAAACAATCCGTTGTCTGGCAACTGAGGAAGGAGCGGTTGTCGGCCCGCTCCGTCTCCACGACTCAATGTCGAGGGTCGGCAAGAGTCCTGAATTACCACCCCGGGGCGACGACGTAAAAGGACGGACAAGTCAAGAGAACACCGATCAAGAAGTACTGACGAGATCATTGTACACTGTCAAAAGTGTGCTGCCGATTCACCGATTACGCTGGTCCAAGTGGTCAAGATACTTTCGTTGGCCTCCGTCGGTCCctgcttcctctcctcgAACGAGGACCATACCATCCAGCGGCCGATTGGAACAATGCTCATCCGCAGAGGGAAAGAGGAGGGCTGGCTGAATTGGAGTCTCGAAGCTACGCACCAATGGGCGAGATCGAGCGGCATCAAATTCACCAACGCCACGCCTGCTATCGTCCCGGGACGAGGCATTGGACTACTGGCCGACCATGATctttcctcgccgccttcgaGCCAGATGCCGCTGGAAGTTCTTGCGATAGCAGAGGATCTTGTACTCTCCTTGGAGACGATAAAACAACACGCACTGTTCGACCGCGATTTCCGGGAAGTGCTTGAGAGTCTGGGCCAATTTGGTACGGTAGGTACATCCAATTTGTTGCATCTCAGCGGAAGCAGACCGTCTGCTGTTGTCCACATTTTCCAATCCTGACTTATCCTCTCGTCTGCCCGTTCCGACTGTCACCAGCCAAGAGCTGATTTCTTATTCTTTCCTCAGACTCCTCGCGGAGCCATTCTTACCTTTCTTTTGTTCAACGCCACCATCTCCTGCCCACATCTTTCAGAAAAAGTTGGAGTTCACAGCGCATTCACCGAGTGAGTAGAGACGATCTCCTTCAACAAAATGCCCGCTTAACCTCCTGTATTACTGACCAGTGGCACAGCTACGTCAAAACACTTCCGTGCGAGCATCTACCGACCTTCTGGACTCCGGATGAGCTGAGTCTACTTGCTGG
Coding sequences:
- the MgCDC14 gene encoding MgCDC14, mitotic control protein tyrosine phosphatase cdc14 (mitotic control protein tyrosine phosphatase cdc14) — its product is MPHSPRSSSSRGEVPSVTSYGQVIEYIESEFNQSHEYRLYLASYTHTPDEKTPFPYPAPKQSRSPNKRSSRAHAGPQSASGLIPSQPPHYFSIDRTLLYNAFHADFGPLHIGHLYRFAVQLHEVLGHPDNENKPVVFWSHADSRSRANAACILATYMVLIQNWPPHLALAPIAQMDPPCMPFRDAGYSQADYSLTIQDVVYGVWKAKEEGLVGLKEFSLEEYEKYERVDMGDFNWISPDFLAFASPQHQPTTVIPPTDPLYAQLPRSVSALSRDKTIPQPFKNVLGHFAERGIGLVVRLNSELYSPSYFTALGIRHMDMIFDDGTCPALSIVRKFVDLAHNTINKDHKGIAVHCKAGLGRTGCLIGAYLIYRHGFTANEVIAFMRFMRPGMVVGPQQHWLHLNQGTFREWWFEDTLKQKIFASMPPATPTRIQRSASRRVASNGQTFTPPNAERHVASPRRALGEITNNEASATAYSSTEDLKNSLGVADENLPAPTPGQPRKTNKIYGGRRVMTENQPFDVKPDSGSVSVQRTRVARPNESEDEYALRMLARKASQSPVSRSGKRRAVSCTTTTTTTTKWDMETAPVAATPSRARTPGVRSGSGVGSLSVGKRSSPIRRSTEGKTSVRKTSGRVGSVGGPQALRAQKSS